A single Dermacentor variabilis isolate Ectoservices chromosome 9, ASM5094787v1, whole genome shotgun sequence DNA region contains:
- the LOC142592705 gene encoding uncharacterized protein LOC142592705 isoform X2, with protein MKAMAPMLTAAMFYAMCNAFSRCCPPDSVTMPCRCSGPNTFTVLTCDGLISTRQVERVASRLASHTLDYGKFSMSNAKVMRLERGMFGDLRFEYIQVKKSTVVQVDDGALESSRDTLRRLEVVHCELKSFPFQNVSTFPKLESLSLQYNNLKAVPDYAFRYNPGLKKVDLSFNKIAYVGNYAFYYVPFLEELNLRNNKLKVLNNNAFTVHVKPNNDMVLDLSHNQIVLIAENAFHNENFRLLNMSHNRLRSFPEKHFRPLLVRMAVQLEGTIDVEGNRMNCTCGSLEWLLRMQPYYRRFVKGFVCAETHKTLEHMTTWDLDCAHGAQQDDEQRPYLGRA; from the exons GCGATGGCACCCATGCTGACGGCGGCCATGTTCTACGCCATGTGCAACGCCTTCTCTCGCTGCTGCCCCCCGGACAGCGTGACCATGCCGTGCCGGTGCTCGGGACCCAACACGTTCACCGTGCTCACCTGCGACGGACTCATCTCCACGCGACAGGTGGAACGG GTGGCGTCCCGGCTAGCAAGCCACACCCTGGACTACGGCAAGTTCAGCATGTCCAACGCCAAGGTGATGAGGCTCGAGCGGGGAATGTTCGGCGACCTGCGCTTCGAGTACATTCAGGTGAAGAAGTCCACCGTGGTCCAGGTGGACGACGGCGCGTTGGAGTCGTCGCGCGACACCCTGCGCCGCCTGGAGGTGGTCCATTGCGAGCTCAAGTCGTTCCCCTTCCAGAACGTTTCCACCTTCCCGAAACTGGAGAGCCTCTCGCTCCAGTACAACAACCTTAAGGCGGTGCCGGACTACGCCTTCAG GTACAATCCCGGTCTGAAGAAGGTCGACCTGTCGTTCAACAAGATCGCCTACGTGGGCAACTACGCCTTCTACTACGTGCCCTTCCTGGAGGAGCTCAACCTGCGCAACAACAAGCTGAAGGTGCTCAACAACAACGCGTTCACCGTGCACGTCAAGCCCAACAACGACATGGTGCTCGACTTGTCGCACAACCAGATCGTGCTGATCGCAGAGAACGCGTTCCACAACGAGAACTTCCGCCTGCTCAACATGTCGCACAACCGGCTGCGATCCTTTCCCGAGAAGCACTTCCGGCCCCTGCTGGTGCGCATGGCCGTGCAACTGGAGGGAACCATCGACGTCGAAG GCAACCGGATGAACTGCACGTGCGGCTCGCTGGAGTGGCTGCTTCGCATGCAGCCGTACTACCGGCGCTTCGTCAAGGGCTTCGTGTGCGCCGAGACGCACAAGACGCTCGAGCACATGACCACGTGGGACCTGGACTGCGCGCACGGGGCTCAACAGGACGACGAGCAGAGGCCGTACCTGGGGCGGGCCTGA
- the LOC142592705 gene encoding uncharacterized protein LOC142592705 isoform X3, translating to MAPMLTAAMFYAMCNAFSRCCPPDSVTMPCRCSGPNTFTVLTCDGLISTRQVERVASRLASHTLDYGKFSMSNAKVMRLERGMFGDLRFEYIQVKKSTVVQVDDGALESSRDTLRRLEVVHCELKSFPFQNVSTFPKLESLSLQYNNLKAVPDYAFRYNPGLKKVDLSFNKIAYVGNYAFYYVPFLEELNLRNNKLKVLNNNAFTVHVKPNNDMVLDLSHNQIVLIAENAFHNENFRLLNMSHNRLRSFPEKHFRPLLVRMAVQLEGTIDVEGNRMNCTCGSLEWLLRMQPYYRRFVKGFVCAETHKTLEHMTTWDLDCAHGAQQDDEQRPYLGRA from the exons ATGGCACCCATGCTGACGGCGGCCATGTTCTACGCCATGTGCAACGCCTTCTCTCGCTGCTGCCCCCCGGACAGCGTGACCATGCCGTGCCGGTGCTCGGGACCCAACACGTTCACCGTGCTCACCTGCGACGGACTCATCTCCACGCGACAGGTGGAACGG GTGGCGTCCCGGCTAGCAAGCCACACCCTGGACTACGGCAAGTTCAGCATGTCCAACGCCAAGGTGATGAGGCTCGAGCGGGGAATGTTCGGCGACCTGCGCTTCGAGTACATTCAGGTGAAGAAGTCCACCGTGGTCCAGGTGGACGACGGCGCGTTGGAGTCGTCGCGCGACACCCTGCGCCGCCTGGAGGTGGTCCATTGCGAGCTCAAGTCGTTCCCCTTCCAGAACGTTTCCACCTTCCCGAAACTGGAGAGCCTCTCGCTCCAGTACAACAACCTTAAGGCGGTGCCGGACTACGCCTTCAG GTACAATCCCGGTCTGAAGAAGGTCGACCTGTCGTTCAACAAGATCGCCTACGTGGGCAACTACGCCTTCTACTACGTGCCCTTCCTGGAGGAGCTCAACCTGCGCAACAACAAGCTGAAGGTGCTCAACAACAACGCGTTCACCGTGCACGTCAAGCCCAACAACGACATGGTGCTCGACTTGTCGCACAACCAGATCGTGCTGATCGCAGAGAACGCGTTCCACAACGAGAACTTCCGCCTGCTCAACATGTCGCACAACCGGCTGCGATCCTTTCCCGAGAAGCACTTCCGGCCCCTGCTGGTGCGCATGGCCGTGCAACTGGAGGGAACCATCGACGTCGAAG GCAACCGGATGAACTGCACGTGCGGCTCGCTGGAGTGGCTGCTTCGCATGCAGCCGTACTACCGGCGCTTCGTCAAGGGCTTCGTGTGCGCCGAGACGCACAAGACGCTCGAGCACATGACCACGTGGGACCTGGACTGCGCGCACGGGGCTCAACAGGACGACGAGCAGAGGCCGTACCTGGGGCGGGCCTGA
- the LOC142592705 gene encoding uncharacterized protein LOC142592705 isoform X1, whose translation MASHLHRWYQVKAMAPMLTAAMFYAMCNAFSRCCPPDSVTMPCRCSGPNTFTVLTCDGLISTRQVERVASRLASHTLDYGKFSMSNAKVMRLERGMFGDLRFEYIQVKKSTVVQVDDGALESSRDTLRRLEVVHCELKSFPFQNVSTFPKLESLSLQYNNLKAVPDYAFRYNPGLKKVDLSFNKIAYVGNYAFYYVPFLEELNLRNNKLKVLNNNAFTVHVKPNNDMVLDLSHNQIVLIAENAFHNENFRLLNMSHNRLRSFPEKHFRPLLVRMAVQLEGTIDVEGNRMNCTCGSLEWLLRMQPYYRRFVKGFVCAETHKTLEHMTTWDLDCAHGAQQDDEQRPYLGRA comes from the exons ATGGCGTCTCATCTGCATCGCTGGTACCAAGTTAAG GCGATGGCACCCATGCTGACGGCGGCCATGTTCTACGCCATGTGCAACGCCTTCTCTCGCTGCTGCCCCCCGGACAGCGTGACCATGCCGTGCCGGTGCTCGGGACCCAACACGTTCACCGTGCTCACCTGCGACGGACTCATCTCCACGCGACAGGTGGAACGG GTGGCGTCCCGGCTAGCAAGCCACACCCTGGACTACGGCAAGTTCAGCATGTCCAACGCCAAGGTGATGAGGCTCGAGCGGGGAATGTTCGGCGACCTGCGCTTCGAGTACATTCAGGTGAAGAAGTCCACCGTGGTCCAGGTGGACGACGGCGCGTTGGAGTCGTCGCGCGACACCCTGCGCCGCCTGGAGGTGGTCCATTGCGAGCTCAAGTCGTTCCCCTTCCAGAACGTTTCCACCTTCCCGAAACTGGAGAGCCTCTCGCTCCAGTACAACAACCTTAAGGCGGTGCCGGACTACGCCTTCAG GTACAATCCCGGTCTGAAGAAGGTCGACCTGTCGTTCAACAAGATCGCCTACGTGGGCAACTACGCCTTCTACTACGTGCCCTTCCTGGAGGAGCTCAACCTGCGCAACAACAAGCTGAAGGTGCTCAACAACAACGCGTTCACCGTGCACGTCAAGCCCAACAACGACATGGTGCTCGACTTGTCGCACAACCAGATCGTGCTGATCGCAGAGAACGCGTTCCACAACGAGAACTTCCGCCTGCTCAACATGTCGCACAACCGGCTGCGATCCTTTCCCGAGAAGCACTTCCGGCCCCTGCTGGTGCGCATGGCCGTGCAACTGGAGGGAACCATCGACGTCGAAG GCAACCGGATGAACTGCACGTGCGGCTCGCTGGAGTGGCTGCTTCGCATGCAGCCGTACTACCGGCGCTTCGTCAAGGGCTTCGTGTGCGCCGAGACGCACAAGACGCTCGAGCACATGACCACGTGGGACCTGGACTGCGCGCACGGGGCTCAACAGGACGACGAGCAGAGGCCGTACCTGGGGCGGGCCTGA